Proteins encoded together in one Sphingomonas radiodurans window:
- a CDS encoding fasciclin domain-containing protein, which translates to MMIRGVAFALALAGSGPALAQKNPMVGGAAMYPTKTIVDNAVASKDHTTLVAAVKAAGLVETLSGPGPFTVFAPTNAAFAKLPAGTVDTLVKPENKATLTSILTYHVVAGTMTSKDIAKAIKAGGGKATLTTVQGEPLTAAMMGKTLMLTDAKGGMSHVTIADVRQSNGVIHVVDTVLMP; encoded by the coding sequence ATGATGATCCGCGGTGTGGCATTCGCGCTGGCCCTGGCCGGCAGCGGGCCTGCCCTCGCACAGAAGAATCCGATGGTCGGCGGTGCGGCGATGTATCCGACCAAGACGATCGTCGACAATGCGGTCGCGTCGAAAGACCATACGACGCTCGTCGCGGCCGTGAAGGCAGCCGGGTTGGTCGAGACGCTGAGTGGCCCGGGGCCGTTCACCGTGTTCGCGCCCACGAACGCCGCCTTCGCGAAGCTGCCTGCCGGAACCGTCGACACGCTGGTGAAGCCTGAGAACAAGGCGACGCTGACTTCGATCCTGACCTATCACGTCGTGGCGGGCACGATGACGTCGAAGGACATCGCAAAGGCGATCAAGGCTGGCGGCGGCAAGGCAACGCTGACCACCGTACAGGGCGAGCCCCTGACTGCGGCGATGATGGGCAAGACGCTGATGCTGACCGACGCGAAGGGCGGCATGTCACACGTAACGATCGCCGACGTCCGCCAGTCCAACGGCGTGATCCACGTCGTCGATACGGTGCTGATGCCGTAA
- a CDS encoding MATE family efflux transporter, whose translation MEIAANPPLTGTRPVTDRAELSALVRLAGPLVGANLLQMAVSAVDVIFVARLGTVDLASATLGVFMFNLSMYALIGLTSAAAPLIAAELGRRRHAVREVRRSVRMALWVGAAGALPVILILAHGETLLLLAGQDPEVSRRAGRFLDIIAIAIVPGVAAGIMRTAAAALGRPGWAFVVTGIALAVSILANWMLVFGNLGAPALGLEGSALASVISLTAMALAYVAILKFDRRLRRYRLFGRWWNTEWSRFREIVRLGVPIMLTWVFEGALFGGAAILMGLIGVNEVAAHAVALNIAAVAFQIPFGISQAATIRVGMAYGAGDHAWIARAGRVALVLGIGFMVITATAIWATPRLFISAYIDVDAPQNAIVVALAIKFLVLAAIFQLVDGAQAVAAGVLRGLQDTRMPMLIALFGYWVVGFGTSIFLGFYAGWAGVGIWTGLAVGLLAVSILLLWRWQARERLGLLPGSI comes from the coding sequence ATGGAGATCGCCGCCAATCCACCGCTGACCGGCACGCGCCCCGTCACCGATCGAGCGGAGCTGTCGGCGCTCGTGCGGCTTGCCGGCCCCCTCGTCGGCGCGAACCTGTTGCAGATGGCGGTCAGCGCGGTCGACGTGATCTTCGTCGCTCGGCTGGGGACGGTCGATCTCGCCTCGGCGACGCTCGGCGTCTTCATGTTCAATCTTAGCATGTACGCGCTCATCGGTCTCACCAGTGCCGCCGCGCCGCTAATCGCTGCCGAGCTCGGTCGCCGCCGCCATGCGGTGCGCGAGGTGCGGCGCAGCGTACGCATGGCACTATGGGTCGGCGCGGCCGGCGCCCTCCCAGTGATCCTGATCCTCGCACACGGCGAAACGCTGCTGCTGCTCGCCGGGCAGGATCCCGAAGTCTCGCGACGCGCCGGGCGGTTCCTCGACATAATCGCCATCGCGATCGTGCCGGGCGTCGCGGCGGGCATCATGCGCACCGCCGCCGCCGCGCTCGGCCGCCCGGGCTGGGCGTTCGTCGTCACCGGGATCGCGCTCGCCGTCAGCATCCTCGCCAACTGGATGCTGGTGTTTGGCAACCTCGGCGCGCCGGCGCTCGGTCTAGAAGGATCGGCACTCGCGAGCGTCATCAGTCTCACGGCAATGGCATTGGCCTATGTCGCGATCCTCAAGTTCGATCGCCGCCTGCGCCGCTATCGCCTGTTCGGGCGCTGGTGGAACACCGAATGGTCGCGCTTTCGCGAGATCGTGCGGCTCGGCGTGCCGATCATGCTGACGTGGGTGTTCGAGGGCGCGCTGTTCGGCGGTGCGGCGATCCTGATGGGGCTGATCGGCGTCAACGAAGTCGCGGCGCACGCAGTCGCGCTCAACATCGCCGCCGTCGCCTTCCAGATCCCGTTCGGCATCTCGCAAGCCGCGACGATCCGCGTCGGCATGGCCTATGGCGCGGGCGATCACGCGTGGATCGCGCGCGCCGGCCGCGTGGCGCTGGTGCTCGGCATCGGCTTCATGGTGATCACCGCCACCGCGATCTGGGCGACGCCGCGGCTGTTCATCAGCGCCTATATCGATGTCGACGCGCCGCAGAACGCGATCGTCGTCGCACTCGCGATTAAGTTCCTCGTGCTCGCCGCGATATTCCAGCTGGTCGATGGCGCGCAGGCAGTCGCCGCCGGCGTGCTGCGCGGGCTGCAGGATACCCGCATGCCGATGCTGATCGCGCTGTTCGGCTATTGGGTCGTCGGCTTCGGCACCTCGATCTTCCTCGGCTTTTACGCCGGCTGGGCTGGCGTCGGGATCTGGACCGGCCTCGCCGTGGGCCTGCTGGCAGTGTCGATCCTGCTCCTGTGGCGCTGGCAGGCGCGCGAACGGCTCGGCCTGCTCCCGGGCTCAATCTGA
- the groES gene encoding co-chaperone GroES — translation MNFRPLHDRVLVRRVEAEEKTAGGIIIPDTAKEKPQEGEVVAAGAGAKSEDGKISPLDVKAGDRILFGKWSGTEVKVNGEDLLIMKESDILGILA, via the coding sequence ATGAACTTTCGTCCGCTGCATGATCGCGTGCTCGTACGCCGCGTCGAGGCCGAGGAAAAGACGGCCGGTGGGATCATCATCCCCGACACCGCCAAGGAAAAGCCGCAGGAAGGCGAAGTCGTCGCCGCCGGTGCCGGCGCCAAGTCGGAAGACGGCAAGATCAGCCCGCTCGACGTCAAGGCCGGTGACCGCATCCTGTTCGGCAAGTGGTCGGGCACCGAGGTCAAGGTGAACGGCGAAGACCTGCTCATCATGAAGGAATCGGACATCCTCGGCATTCTCGCCTGA
- the groL gene encoding chaperonin GroEL (60 kDa chaperone family; promotes refolding of misfolded polypeptides especially under stressful conditions; forms two stacked rings of heptamers to form a barrel-shaped 14mer; ends can be capped by GroES; misfolded proteins enter the barrel where they are refolded when GroES binds), translating into MAAKDVKFGRDARERILRGVDILADAVKVTLGPKGRNVVIDKSFGAPRITKDGVTVAKEIELKDKFENMGAQMVREVASKTNDIAGDGTTTATVLAQAIVREGMKSVAAGMNPMDLKRGIDIAVIKVVEDVKARSKPVSGSAEIAQVGIISANGDKEVGEKIAEAMEKVGKEGVITVEEAKGLEFELDVVEGMQFDRGYLSPYFITNPEKMSVELTDPYILIHEKKLSNLQAMLPILEAVVQSGRPLLIIAEDIEGEALATLVVNKLRGGLKVAAVKAPGFGDRRKAMLEDIAVLTKGEVISEDLGIKLETVTLGMLGTAKRVSIDKDNTVIVDGAGDSDAIKGRTEAIRQQIEVTTSDYDREKLQERLAKLAGGVAVIKVGGATEVEVKERKDRVDDALHATRAAVEEGIVPGGGTALLYATKALDGLKGVNEDQTRGIDIVRKSLTALVRQIAQNAGHDGAVVSGKLLDQDDTSFGFNASTDVYENLVTAGVIDPTKVVRTALQNAASVAGLLITTEATVSELPDDKPAMPAMGGGGMGGMDF; encoded by the coding sequence ATGGCAGCCAAGGACGTAAAATTCGGTCGTGACGCGCGTGAGCGCATCCTGCGCGGCGTCGACATTCTCGCCGATGCAGTGAAGGTTACGCTGGGGCCAAAGGGCCGCAACGTCGTCATCGACAAGAGCTTCGGCGCACCGCGCATCACCAAGGACGGCGTCACCGTCGCCAAGGAGATCGAGCTCAAGGACAAGTTCGAGAACATGGGCGCCCAGATGGTGCGCGAAGTGGCCTCGAAGACCAACGACATCGCCGGTGACGGCACCACCACCGCGACCGTTCTCGCTCAGGCGATCGTTCGCGAGGGCATGAAGTCGGTTGCAGCCGGCATGAACCCGATGGATCTGAAGCGCGGCATCGATATCGCCGTGATCAAGGTCGTTGAGGACGTGAAGGCACGCTCTAAGCCGGTGTCGGGTTCGGCCGAGATCGCCCAGGTCGGCATCATCTCCGCGAACGGCGACAAGGAAGTCGGCGAGAAGATCGCGGAAGCGATGGAGAAGGTCGGTAAAGAAGGCGTGATCACCGTCGAGGAAGCGAAGGGTCTCGAATTCGAGCTCGACGTTGTCGAGGGCATGCAGTTCGACCGCGGCTATCTGTCGCCATACTTCATCACCAACCCGGAGAAGATGTCGGTCGAACTCACCGATCCGTACATCCTGATCCACGAGAAGAAGCTGTCGAACCTGCAGGCGATGCTCCCGATCCTGGAAGCAGTCGTGCAGTCGGGTCGCCCGCTGCTGATCATCGCCGAGGACATCGAGGGCGAGGCTCTGGCCACGCTCGTCGTGAACAAGCTGCGCGGCGGCCTGAAGGTCGCAGCGGTCAAGGCACCGGGCTTCGGCGATCGTCGCAAGGCGATGCTCGAGGACATCGCTGTCCTTACCAAGGGCGAAGTGATCAGCGAGGATCTCGGCATCAAGCTCGAGACCGTTACGCTGGGCATGCTCGGCACCGCCAAGCGCGTGTCGATCGACAAGGACAACACGGTCATCGTCGACGGCGCCGGTGATTCCGATGCGATCAAGGGCCGCACCGAAGCGATCCGTCAGCAGATCGAGGTCACGACCTCGGACTATGACCGCGAGAAGCTGCAGGAGCGTCTCGCCAAGCTCGCTGGCGGCGTTGCCGTCATCAAGGTCGGCGGCGCCACCGAGGTCGAGGTCAAGGAGCGCAAGGATCGCGTCGACGACGCCCTCCACGCAACTCGCGCAGCAGTCGAAGAGGGCATCGTCCCCGGCGGCGGCACGGCCCTCCTGTACGCAACGAAGGCACTCGACGGCCTGAAGGGCGTGAACGAGGACCAGACGCGCGGTATCGACATCGTCCGCAAGTCGCTAACCGCTCTGGTTCGCCAGATCGCGCAGAACGCCGGCCATGACGGCGCCGTGGTTTCGGGCAAGCTGCTCGACCAGGACGACACGTCGTTCGGCTTCAATGCTTCGACCGACGTGTACGAGAACCTCGTCACCGCCGGCGTGATCGACCCGACCAAGGTCGTCCGCACCGCGCTGCAGAACGCCGCATCGGTGGCTGGTCTCCTGATCACCACCGAAGCGACCGTTTCGGAGCTGCCGGACGACAAGCCCGCGATGCCCGCAATGGGCGGCGGCGGCATGGGCGGCATGGACTTCTGA
- a CDS encoding Uma2 family endonuclease has protein sequence MAEVALDPAYRRISVEEFLAMNFGDAKAELVDGLIYMMAGGTEIHSRIAINVILTIGPMLRGSGCRPYGSDLGARTGERTVRLPDVAIYCNNPASDENAQKLLLGDPRVVFEVLSPSTSALDQKTKLNEYRDLAGVSEIVLIDPSTHRIRLVERTGVDAWNDHWLQPGEDLHLASLDLTLPHAEIFADD, from the coding sequence ATGGCTGAAGTCGCTCTCGATCCCGCTTATCGCCGCATCTCCGTCGAAGAGTTCCTCGCGATGAACTTTGGCGATGCGAAGGCGGAATTGGTCGACGGCCTGATTTACATGATGGCCGGCGGCACGGAGATACATTCCCGTATCGCCATAAACGTGATCCTGACGATCGGACCGATGCTACGCGGCAGCGGCTGTCGCCCTTATGGCTCCGATCTCGGCGCGCGGACGGGGGAGCGCACAGTTCGTCTCCCCGACGTTGCGATCTACTGCAATAATCCGGCCTCGGACGAAAACGCGCAGAAGCTGCTGCTCGGCGATCCTCGCGTTGTTTTTGAGGTTCTTTCGCCATCAACGTCCGCACTCGATCAAAAAACGAAGTTGAACGAGTATCGTGATTTGGCGGGCGTGAGCGAAATCGTGTTGATCGATCCGTCGACGCATAGGATCCGGCTAGTCGAACGGACAGGCGTCGATGCGTGGAACGATCACTGGTTACAGCCGGGCGAGGATCTCCACCTCGCGTCCCTAGACCTCACTCTGCCCCACGCCGAAATCTTCGCCGACGACTGA
- a CDS encoding ABC-F family ATP-binding cassette domain-containing protein, with translation MAAPILAYEDLGLIQGSGWLFRNLNFYVGPRDRLALIGRNGAGKTTLLKLIAGTIDSDEGRRTIVPGTRVVLLEQDPNLVGYATLADYVMAGDDAPEHYEADAIADQLGIDLSRDAATASGGERRRAAIVRALAQDPDVLLLDEPTNHLDISAIEWLEEWLGRFRGAFVVISHDRTFLTRLTKQTLWLDRGNMRRAEVGFGGFEAWTEQVFAEEQRQAERLDARLKLEEHWLLRGVTGRRRRNQGRLTKLKEMRAERASMIGPQGTAALSMGSDDNKTKVVIDAEHVTKSYDKRTIIRDLTLRVTRGDRIGIVGRNGAGKTTLLKLLTGELAPDSGRVKLAKTLDGIVIDQQRKLMAPEKTVRDVLAEGGEWIDVMGVRKHIHGYLKEFLFDPNLTEAKIGSLSGGERSRLLLAREFARPSNLLVLDEPTNDLDLETLDLLQEVIGDYAGTVLIVSHDRDFLDRTVTVTLGLDGSGKVDVVAGGYEDWERQRAPAAGSRKAAAKAVAAAPAQTKTKLTYKDQRDLDQLPARIEALDQAIARDEATLADPALYVRDPAAFDRLMKTIAKARDEKEAAELRWLELAEMSEGLG, from the coding sequence ATGGCTGCCCCAATCCTAGCGTACGAAGACCTCGGCCTTATCCAGGGCTCCGGCTGGCTCTTTCGCAATCTCAATTTCTACGTCGGCCCGCGCGATCGGCTCGCGCTGATCGGCCGTAATGGCGCCGGCAAGACGACGCTGCTGAAGCTGATCGCCGGCACGATCGACAGCGACGAGGGCCGGCGTACGATCGTGCCCGGCACGCGCGTCGTGCTGCTCGAACAGGATCCCAACCTCGTCGGCTACGCCACGCTCGCCGATTACGTCATGGCCGGCGACGACGCGCCCGAACATTACGAGGCCGATGCCATCGCTGACCAGCTCGGCATCGATCTCAGCCGCGACGCCGCCACCGCTTCGGGCGGCGAGCGCCGCCGCGCCGCGATCGTCCGCGCACTGGCGCAGGATCCCGACGTCTTGCTGCTCGACGAGCCCACCAACCATCTCGATATCAGCGCGATCGAGTGGCTCGAGGAATGGCTCGGGCGTTTCCGCGGCGCCTTCGTCGTCATCAGCCACGATCGCACCTTCCTCACCCGCCTCACCAAACAGACGCTCTGGCTCGACCGCGGGAACATGCGCCGCGCCGAAGTCGGCTTCGGCGGTTTCGAAGCCTGGACCGAGCAGGTCTTCGCCGAGGAACAGCGGCAGGCCGAACGGCTCGATGCCAGGCTCAAGCTCGAAGAACATTGGCTGCTGCGCGGCGTCACTGGCCGTCGCCGCCGCAACCAGGGCCGGCTGACCAAGCTCAAGGAAATGCGCGCCGAACGCGCCTCGATGATCGGCCCACAGGGCACCGCGGCGCTCTCAATGGGCAGCGACGACAACAAGACCAAGGTCGTGATCGACGCCGAACACGTCACCAAATCCTATGACAAGCGCACGATCATCCGCGATCTCACGCTCCGCGTCACCCGCGGCGACCGGATCGGCATCGTCGGCCGTAACGGTGCGGGCAAGACGACGCTGCTGAAGCTCCTCACCGGCGAGCTCGCCCCCGACAGCGGCCGGGTAAAGCTGGCGAAGACGCTCGACGGCATCGTCATCGATCAGCAGCGCAAGCTGATGGCCCCCGAGAAAACGGTGCGCGACGTGCTGGCGGAGGGCGGTGAGTGGATCGACGTGATGGGCGTCCGCAAGCACATCCACGGCTATCTCAAGGAATTCCTGTTCGATCCCAACCTCACCGAGGCGAAGATCGGCTCGCTCTCCGGCGGCGAACGCTCCCGACTGCTGCTGGCGCGCGAGTTCGCCCGCCCGTCGAACCTGCTGGTGCTCGACGAGCCGACCAACGATCTCGATCTCGAAACGCTCGATCTGCTGCAGGAAGTGATCGGCGACTACGCCGGCACCGTGCTGATCGTCAGCCACGACCGCGACTTCCTCGATCGCACGGTTACGGTGACGCTCGGGCTCGACGGCTCGGGCAAGGTCGATGTCGTGGCCGGCGGATACGAGGACTGGGAACGCCAACGCGCGCCCGCAGCCGGATCGCGCAAGGCCGCCGCCAAAGCGGTTGCAGCCGCCCCCGCACAGACAAAGACCAAGCTCACCTACAAGGACCAACGCGATCTCGACCAGCTCCCCGCACGGATCGAAGCCCTCGACCAGGCAATCGCCCGCGACGAAGCCACCCTCGCTGACCCCGCCCTCTACGTCCGCGACCCTGCCGCGTTCGATAGGCTGATGAAGACAATCGCCAAGGCCCGCGACGAAAAGGAAGCGGCGGAGCTACGCTGGCTAGAACTGGCAGAAATGTCGGAAGGGCTGGGCTGA
- a CDS encoding ATP-binding protein, whose translation MDDLARIAGALERLAPPPPVAADPLAHAAYVWRDHVLVAARAFAPLPLDLLQGVDGQKAALTGNLERLAAGHAAQDALLWGARGTGKSALVKASVGAVQAAGGALALVEVTADRLDSLPALFDTIAGVPRAFVLFLDDLGFDAAADARVLRSLLEGGAEARPANARLVVTSNRRHLIPRDMHEQENAINARDAVDDQLALADRFGLSLGFHVVDQPLYLDIVRGYAARFGLPFDQADAMLWATRRGSRSGRVAWHYVVDLAGRAGKAV comes from the coding sequence ATGGATGATCTCGCCCGCATCGCTGGCGCGTTGGAGCGGCTTGCGCCGCCGCCGCCCGTCGCCGCCGACCCGCTGGCGCACGCGGCCTATGTGTGGCGGGATCACGTGCTGGTGGCGGCGCGGGCGTTCGCGCCGTTGCCGCTCGATTTGCTGCAGGGGGTGGATGGTCAGAAGGCGGCGCTGACGGGCAATCTCGAGCGGCTGGCGGCGGGGCATGCGGCGCAGGATGCGTTGCTGTGGGGTGCGCGGGGAACGGGCAAGTCGGCGCTGGTGAAGGCAAGCGTCGGCGCGGTGCAGGCGGCTGGCGGTGCGCTGGCGCTGGTCGAGGTGACGGCGGACCGGCTCGATAGCTTGCCGGCGCTGTTCGACACGATCGCCGGCGTGCCGCGGGCGTTCGTGCTGTTCCTTGACGACCTGGGGTTCGACGCGGCGGCTGATGCGCGGGTCTTGCGTTCGCTGCTGGAGGGCGGGGCGGAGGCGCGGCCGGCGAATGCGCGGCTGGTGGTGACCTCGAACCGGCGGCATTTGATCCCGCGCGACATGCACGAGCAGGAAAATGCGATCAACGCGCGCGACGCGGTGGACGATCAGCTGGCGCTAGCGGATCGCTTCGGGCTGAGCCTTGGGTTCCATGTGGTCGATCAGCCGCTGTATCTCGACATCGTGCGGGGGTATGCGGCGCGGTTTGGGCTGCCGTTTGATCAGGCCGATGCGATGTTGTGGGCGACGCGGCGGGGGAGCCGGTCGGGGCGGGTGGCGTGGCACTATGTGGTGGATCTTGCCGGGCGGGCGGGGAAGGCGGTGTGA
- a CDS encoding mannose-1-phosphate guanylyltransferase, with translation MSRPERPKQMLALTADETMLQLTATRVAGEAFDAPIVVANARHTDMIEEQLAAVGAKPQALILEPIGRNTAPAIALAALVARDPEAPLLVMPSDHVIEDVDAFRAAIAAALPVVQDGWMVTFGIAPDAPEIGYGYIKVGEPIADGVHRVDRFVEKPPLADAEAMLADGGYAWNGGIFLFRADAYLDALAQYEPVMLDAVRRSLAEGERVGTHVRPAAKPFAEAPNESIDYAVMEKASRVAVVPVTMGWNDVGSWDALHAISAADAGGNAIRGDVIALDTTNCLARTDGARIAMVGVSNLIVVASGNDILILPRGRSQEVKKLLEAMKD, from the coding sequence ATGTCGCGGCCAGAGCGGCCCAAGCAGATGCTGGCGCTGACCGCCGACGAGACGATGCTGCAGCTGACCGCGACGCGCGTGGCGGGTGAGGCGTTCGACGCGCCGATCGTGGTCGCTAACGCGCGCCACACCGACATGATCGAGGAGCAGCTGGCGGCGGTCGGCGCAAAGCCGCAGGCGCTGATCTTGGAGCCGATCGGGCGCAACACTGCGCCTGCGATCGCGCTTGCGGCCCTGGTCGCGCGCGATCCGGAGGCGCCGCTGTTAGTGATGCCGTCGGACCATGTGATCGAGGATGTCGATGCGTTCCGCGCGGCGATCGCGGCGGCTCTGCCGGTGGTGCAGGACGGCTGGATGGTGACGTTCGGCATCGCGCCGGACGCGCCGGAGATCGGCTATGGCTATATCAAGGTGGGCGAGCCGATCGCGGACGGAGTGCATCGCGTCGATCGCTTCGTCGAGAAGCCGCCGCTGGCGGATGCCGAGGCGATGCTGGCGGACGGCGGCTATGCGTGGAACGGCGGAATCTTCCTGTTCCGCGCCGACGCCTATCTGGATGCACTGGCGCAATATGAGCCGGTGATGCTCGATGCGGTGCGGCGGTCGCTGGCCGAGGGCGAGCGTGTCGGCACGCATGTGCGGCCGGCCGCCAAACCGTTCGCCGAGGCGCCGAACGAGTCGATCGATTATGCGGTGATGGAGAAGGCGAGCCGTGTCGCGGTGGTGCCGGTGACGATGGGCTGGAACGATGTCGGCAGCTGGGACGCGCTGCACGCGATCAGCGCGGCGGATGCGGGCGGCAATGCGATCCGTGGCGACGTGATCGCGCTCGACACCACGAACTGCTTGGCGCGGACCGACGGCGCGCGGATCGCGATGGTGGGGGTAAGCAACCTGATCGTGGTCGCCTCGGGCAACGACATCCTGATCCTACCGCGCGGGCGCAGCCAGGAAGTGAAGAAGTTGCTGGAGGCGATGAAGGATTGA
- a CDS encoding TIGR03013 family XrtA/PEP-CTERM system glycosyltransferase, whose protein sequence is MIRVFKHYVPNAVALLGLIDLVLLLAAAEVGWLLRAWQLGMVPEVIWTRLPELVTFALPLATAMIAVGAYQADVLVSTRQAVMRLIVAVCLGVIFLSLMFFFFPSITLWRSSLFYAMVFAIIGLTAVRVLFGKLLGGERFKRRIVVLGAGHRAARLGALEHANGSSFVVAGYVAMGEPVTVVDGALPRDDIPNLAAHVVELGALEVVLAIEERRNALPLKDLLRVKTTGVHVSDFSTFLERETGRIDLASVNPSWLIFSDGFASGRMISAMIKRAFDIAASALLLALSLPVIIVTAIAIKLESRGPAFYRQRRVGLYNEPFDILKLRSMRQDAEVAGQAVWAQERDPRITRIGRFIRMVRIDELPQCWSVLKGEMSFIGPRPERPQFVTELEEHLPFYAERHMVKPGITGWAQINYPYGASIEDARHKLEYDLYYAKNYSPFLDLLILLQTLRVVLWPSGAR, encoded by the coding sequence ATGATCAGGGTCTTCAAACATTATGTGCCCAACGCGGTCGCCCTACTCGGGCTGATCGATCTCGTGCTGCTGCTGGCCGCGGCGGAGGTCGGTTGGCTACTGCGCGCCTGGCAGCTCGGCATGGTGCCCGAGGTGATCTGGACCCGCCTGCCCGAGCTCGTCACCTTCGCTCTGCCGCTCGCCACCGCGATGATCGCCGTCGGCGCCTACCAGGCCGACGTGCTCGTCTCGACGCGCCAGGCGGTGATGCGGCTGATCGTCGCGGTCTGCCTCGGCGTCATTTTCCTCAGCCTGATGTTCTTCTTCTTTCCCTCGATCACACTGTGGCGATCGAGCCTGTTCTACGCGATGGTCTTCGCGATCATTGGCCTCACCGCGGTGCGTGTCCTGTTCGGCAAGCTGCTCGGCGGCGAGCGCTTCAAGCGTCGGATCGTGGTGCTAGGCGCCGGCCATCGCGCCGCACGACTGGGCGCGCTTGAGCACGCCAACGGCTCGAGCTTCGTCGTCGCCGGCTATGTCGCAATGGGCGAGCCGGTGACCGTCGTCGATGGAGCGCTCCCCCGCGACGATATCCCGAACCTCGCCGCGCATGTCGTTGAACTCGGGGCGCTCGAAGTCGTCCTCGCAATCGAGGAACGGCGCAACGCGTTGCCGCTAAAGGATCTGCTGCGCGTCAAGACGACCGGCGTCCACGTCAGCGATTTCTCGACCTTCCTCGAACGCGAGACGGGCCGGATCGATCTCGCCAGCGTCAACCCATCGTGGCTGATCTTCTCCGATGGCTTCGCCTCGGGCCGGATGATCTCGGCGATGATCAAGCGCGCGTTTGACATTGCGGCGAGCGCGCTGCTGCTTGCGCTGTCGCTGCCGGTGATCATCGTCACCGCCATCGCGATCAAGCTCGAAAGCCGTGGCCCCGCCTTTTATCGCCAGCGCCGCGTCGGGCTATACAACGAGCCGTTCGACATCCTGAAGCTGCGCTCGATGCGGCAGGATGCCGAGGTCGCCGGCCAGGCCGTCTGGGCACAAGAGCGTGACCCGCGCATCACCCGGATCGGCCGCTTCATCCGCATGGTCCGCATCGACGAGCTGCCGCAGTGCTGGAGCGTGCTGAAGGGCGAGATGAGTTTCATCGGCCCGCGGCCCGAACGGCCCCAATTCGTCACCGAGCTGGAAGAGCATCTGCCCTTCTACGCCGAACGCCACATGGTGAAACCGGGTATCACTGGCTGGGCGCAGATCAATTACCCGTACGGCGCCTCGATCGAGGATGCGCGCCACAAGCTCGAATACGATCTCTATTACGCCAAGAACTATTCGCCCTTCCTCGATCTGCTGATCCTGCTGCAGACGCTGCGCGTCGTGCTGTGGCCGTCGGGCGCGCGCTGA